Proteins from a single region of Streptomyces sp. HUAS 15-9:
- a CDS encoding GtrA family protein has translation MTRAQRAEVLGFATVGLLAYATDLALFTCLRGPAALGPLTAKALSFVAGCTVAYTGNALGTYRHTQPRGMRPYAVFVAVNIAGALVQLLCLAVSHYGLGLTSQRADTVSGAGIGMALATVLRFWGTRTWVFRNEGGRVGSWTG, from the coding sequence GTGACCCGGGCGCAGCGGGCCGAGGTGCTGGGCTTCGCCACCGTGGGTCTCCTCGCCTACGCCACCGACCTCGCCCTGTTCACCTGTCTGCGCGGCCCGGCCGCCCTCGGCCCGCTCACCGCCAAGGCGCTGTCCTTCGTCGCGGGCTGCACCGTCGCGTACACCGGCAACGCGCTCGGCACCTACCGGCACACACAGCCGCGGGGCATGCGCCCGTACGCCGTCTTCGTCGCCGTGAACATCGCGGGCGCCCTGGTCCAGCTCCTGTGTCTCGCCGTCAGCCACTACGGCCTCGGCCTCACCTCGCAGCGCGCCGACACCGTCTCCGGGGCGGGAATCGGCATGGCGCTGGCGACCGTCCTGCGGTTCTGGGGTACTCGGACATGGGTGTTCCGCAACGAGGGGGGCAGAGTCGGATCATGGACTGGCTGA
- a CDS encoding decaprenylphospho-beta-D-erythro-pentofuranosid-2-ulose 2-reductase has protein sequence MKDAFGIPQSVLVLGGTSEIALATVRRLVARRTRTVWLAGRPSPSLEEAAEGLRSQGADVRVVAFDALDPESHESVLGKVFAEGDIDMVLLAFGILGDQAHDEREPMSAVRVAQTNYTGAVSAGLLCARALQSQGHGSLVVLSSVAGERARRSNFIYGSSKAGLDAFAQGLGDALHGTGVHVMVVRPGFVRSRMTAGLDEAPMSTTPEEVATAVELGLRRRTETLWVPGQLRLIMSALRHAPRAVFRRLPI, from the coding sequence GTGAAGGACGCCTTCGGCATCCCCCAGTCCGTGCTCGTCCTCGGCGGCACGTCAGAGATCGCGCTGGCGACCGTGCGCCGGCTCGTCGCGCGCCGCACCCGCACGGTGTGGCTGGCGGGCCGCCCCTCTCCCAGCCTCGAGGAGGCCGCCGAGGGCCTGCGCTCCCAGGGGGCGGACGTCCGCGTCGTCGCCTTCGACGCGCTCGACCCCGAGTCCCACGAGAGTGTGCTCGGCAAGGTCTTCGCCGAGGGCGACATCGACATGGTGCTGCTCGCCTTCGGCATCCTCGGCGACCAGGCGCACGACGAGCGGGAGCCGATGAGCGCCGTGCGCGTCGCCCAGACCAACTACACGGGCGCGGTGTCGGCGGGCCTGCTGTGCGCGCGGGCCCTCCAGTCCCAGGGGCACGGCTCCCTGGTGGTGCTCTCCTCGGTCGCCGGTGAGCGCGCCCGCCGCTCGAACTTCATCTACGGCTCCAGCAAGGCCGGCCTCGACGCCTTCGCCCAGGGCCTCGGCGACGCGCTGCACGGCACGGGCGTCCACGTCATGGTCGTACGCCCCGGCTTCGTACGCTCCCGAATGACGGCCGGCCTCGACGAGGCACCGATGTCCACCACCCCGGAGGAGGTAGCCACGGCCGTCGAACTGGGCCTACGACGACGCACGGAAACACTGTGGGTACCGGGCCAACTCCGCCTGATCATGTCAGCCCTACGCCACGCACCAAGGGCGGTGTTCCGCCGCTTGCCGATCTGA
- the trpS gene encoding tryptophan--tRNA ligase, whose translation MASDSPRVLSGIQPTAGSFHLGNYLGAVRQWVALQETHDAFYMVVDLHAITVPQEPAELRANTRLAAAQLLAAGLDPDRCTLFVQSHVPEHAQLAWVMNCLTGFGEASRMTQFKDKAARQGADRASVGLFTYPVLQVADILLYQANEVPVGEDQRQHVELTRDLAERFNGRFGRTFTVPKPYILKETAKIYDLQDPSIKMSKSASTPKGLINLLDEPKITAKKVKSAVTDTDTVVRFDAENKPGVSNLLTIYSTLTGAGIAELEQKYEGKGYGALKTDLAEVMVEFVTPFRERTQQYLDDPETLDSILAKGAEKARAVAAETLAQAYDRVGFLPAKH comes from the coding sequence ATGGCCTCTGACAGTCCCCGCGTGCTCTCCGGAATCCAGCCCACCGCGGGCTCGTTCCACCTCGGCAACTACCTCGGCGCCGTCCGCCAGTGGGTGGCCCTGCAGGAGACCCACGACGCGTTCTACATGGTCGTCGACCTGCACGCGATCACGGTCCCGCAGGAGCCCGCGGAGCTGCGCGCCAACACCCGGCTGGCCGCCGCCCAGCTCCTCGCGGCCGGCCTCGACCCGGACCGCTGCACGCTGTTCGTCCAGAGCCACGTGCCCGAGCACGCCCAGCTCGCCTGGGTCATGAACTGCCTCACCGGCTTCGGCGAGGCCTCCCGCATGACCCAGTTCAAGGACAAGGCCGCCAGGCAGGGCGCCGACCGCGCCTCCGTCGGCCTGTTCACGTACCCGGTCCTGCAGGTCGCGGACATCCTGCTGTACCAGGCCAACGAGGTCCCGGTCGGCGAGGACCAGCGCCAGCACGTCGAGCTCACCCGTGACCTCGCCGAGCGTTTCAACGGCCGCTTCGGCCGGACCTTCACCGTCCCGAAGCCGTACATCCTCAAGGAGACGGCGAAGATCTACGACCTCCAGGACCCGTCGATCAAGATGAGCAAGTCGGCGTCCACGCCGAAGGGCCTGATCAACCTCCTGGACGAGCCGAAGATCACCGCGAAGAAGGTCAAGAGCGCCGTCACCGACACGGACACCGTGGTCCGCTTCGACGCCGAGAACAAGCCGGGCGTGAGCAATCTGCTCACGATCTATTCGACGCTCACCGGTGCGGGTATCGCCGAACTGGAACAGAAGTACGAGGGCAAGGGCTACGGTGCGCTCAAGACCGACCTCGCCGAGGTGATGGTCGAGTTCGTGACCCCGTTCCGGGAGCGCACCCAGCAGTATCTGGACGACCCCGAGACGCTCGACTCGATCCTGGCCAAGGGCGCGGAGAAGGCGCGGGCCGTCGCCGCGGAGACCCTCGCCCAGGCGTACGACCGCGTGGGCTTCCTGCCGGCCAAGCACTGA
- the rocD gene encoding ornithine--oxo-acid transaminase: MNATEALIAAADAHSAHNYHPLPVVVATADGAWMTDVEGRRYLDLLAGYSALNFGHGHPRLLAAAKAQLERVTLTSRAFHHDRFAAFCTELAQLCGMDMVLPMNTGVEAVETAVKTARKWGYRLKGVPAEMAKIVVAGGNFHGRTTTVISFSTDPEARADFGPYTPGFEIVPYGDLTAMREALTENTAAVLLEPIQGESGVIVPPEGYLPAVRELTRERNVLFIADEIQSGLGRTGRTFACEHEGVVPDMYVLGKALGGGILPVSAVVSSAEVLGVFRPGEHGSTFGGNPLACAVALEVIAMLRTGEYQARSAELGAHLHRELGALLGTGKVTQVRGRGLWAGVDIARRAGTGRQVSEQLMDRGVLVKDTHGSTIRIAPPLVIGKEDLDWGLDQLRGVLGV; encoded by the coding sequence GTGAACGCTACGGAGGCGCTCATCGCCGCCGCGGACGCCCACAGTGCGCACAACTACCACCCGCTGCCGGTGGTCGTGGCCACCGCGGACGGCGCCTGGATGACGGATGTCGAGGGGAGGCGGTATCTCGATCTGCTGGCCGGGTACTCGGCGCTGAACTTCGGGCACGGGCACCCGCGGCTGCTGGCGGCGGCCAAGGCGCAGCTGGAGCGGGTGACGCTGACGTCGCGGGCGTTCCACCACGACCGGTTCGCCGCGTTCTGCACCGAGCTGGCGCAGCTGTGTGGCATGGACATGGTGCTGCCGATGAACACGGGCGTGGAGGCCGTGGAGACCGCGGTGAAGACGGCCCGGAAGTGGGGCTACCGACTCAAGGGGGTGCCCGCGGAGATGGCGAAGATCGTGGTCGCGGGCGGCAACTTCCACGGCCGTACGACGACCGTGATCAGCTTCTCCACGGACCCGGAGGCACGGGCGGACTTCGGGCCGTACACGCCGGGCTTCGAGATCGTGCCGTACGGCGACCTGACCGCGATGCGGGAGGCGCTCACCGAGAACACGGCCGCAGTGCTGCTGGAGCCGATCCAGGGCGAGTCGGGGGTGATCGTGCCGCCGGAGGGCTATCTGCCGGCGGTGCGGGAGCTGACGCGGGAGCGGAACGTGCTGTTCATCGCGGACGAGATCCAGTCGGGGCTGGGCCGGACCGGGCGGACCTTCGCCTGCGAGCACGAGGGCGTCGTACCGGACATGTATGTGCTCGGGAAGGCGCTGGGCGGCGGGATCCTGCCGGTGTCGGCGGTGGTGTCGAGCGCGGAGGTGCTGGGGGTGTTCCGGCCGGGCGAGCACGGGTCGACGTTCGGCGGGAATCCGCTGGCCTGTGCGGTGGCGCTGGAGGTGATCGCGATGCTGCGGACCGGCGAGTACCAGGCGCGGTCCGCGGAGCTCGGCGCGCATCTGCACCGCGAGCTGGGCGCGCTGCTCGGCACCGGGAAGGTCACTCAGGTGCGGGGGCGCGGGCTGTGGGCCGGCGTCGACATCGCCCGGCGGGCCGGGACCGGGCGGCAGGTGTCGGAGCAGCTCATGGACCGGGGTGTCCTGGTCAAGGACACCCACGGCTCGACGATCCGGATCGCCCCGCCGCTGGTGATCGGTAAGGAGGACCTTGACTGGGGCCTCGACCAGCTCCGCGGCGTGCTGGGTGTCTGA
- a CDS encoding decaprenyl-phosphate phosphoribosyltransferase has translation MTETAPLTESALREQRAHHEPPVRVRTATLLTGLLRTTRPKQWVKNTLVVAAPAAAGQLFSRHALVQVGLVFVLFTGCAAAVYLINDARDAAADRAHPTKCRRPVAAGQVPVPVAYATGGTLAVLAPAAAAWLTSPVVAALLTAYIGVQLAYCVSLKHVLVVDLVVVTTGFLMRAMIGGVALGIPLSRWFLITTGFGALFMVSAKRYSEALQMAGKAGATRALLSEYTTGYLRFVWQLAAGVAVLAYCMWALEEGGVPHASVLPWRQLSMVAFILAILRYAVFADRGTAGEPEDVVLHDRALALIGAVWLAMYGLAVANW, from the coding sequence ATGACTGAGACGGCGCCCCTCACGGAATCGGCCCTCCGGGAGCAGCGCGCCCACCACGAGCCGCCCGTGCGCGTGCGCACGGCCACCCTCCTCACCGGCCTGCTGAGGACCACCCGCCCCAAGCAGTGGGTGAAGAACACCCTCGTGGTCGCCGCCCCGGCCGCCGCCGGACAGCTGTTCTCCCGGCATGCCCTGGTCCAGGTCGGCCTGGTCTTCGTCCTGTTCACCGGCTGCGCCGCCGCCGTCTACCTGATCAACGACGCCCGCGATGCCGCGGCCGACCGCGCCCACCCCACCAAGTGCCGCCGCCCGGTCGCCGCCGGACAGGTCCCGGTGCCCGTCGCCTACGCCACCGGAGGCACCCTGGCCGTCCTCGCGCCGGCCGCCGCGGCCTGGCTGACCTCACCCGTCGTCGCGGCGCTCCTGACGGCCTACATCGGCGTACAACTGGCGTACTGCGTCAGCCTCAAGCATGTCCTGGTGGTCGACCTCGTCGTCGTCACCACCGGCTTCCTGATGCGGGCGATGATCGGCGGGGTCGCGCTCGGCATCCCGCTGTCCCGCTGGTTCCTGATCACCACGGGCTTCGGGGCGCTGTTCATGGTGTCGGCCAAGCGCTACTCCGAAGCCCTGCAGATGGCCGGAAAAGCCGGCGCCACGCGCGCGTTGCTCTCCGAGTACACCACCGGCTACCTCCGCTTCGTCTGGCAGCTCGCCGCCGGCGTCGCCGTCCTCGCCTACTGCATGTGGGCCCTGGAGGAGGGCGGTGTGCCGCACGCGAGCGTGCTGCCCTGGCGGCAGCTGTCGATGGTCGCCTTCATCCTCGCGATCCTCAGATATGCCGTCTTCGCCGACCGCGGCACCGCCGGCGAGCCCGAGGACGTGGTCCTGCACGACCGGGCCCTGGCCCTGATCGGAGCGGTCTGGCTGGCGATGTACGGCCTGGCGGTGGCGAATTGGTGA
- a CDS encoding YihY/virulence factor BrkB family protein, protein MDWLKKLPVIGPLVTRLTGTHAWRSYERLDRVKWTRLAAAMTFISFIALFPLLTVAAAIAAATLSETQQRDLQNKIADQVPGISDQLDIHALVQNAGTVGLIAGAFLLLTGIGWVGQMRDCLRAVWELPDSEENPLLRYAKDAGVLVGFGGAVLTTLAVSTVASAMVGWIGDQLGIGRASWGSVLLRTAAFAVAVLADFLLLLYVLTLLPGVEPPRRRLLVAALIGAVGFELLKLLLSGYIQGVATKSMYGAFGVPVALLLWINFTSKLVLFSAAWTATGSEETALTDGTTGGAPDPAAASGG, encoded by the coding sequence ATGGACTGGCTGAAGAAACTCCCCGTCATCGGGCCGCTCGTCACGCGGCTGACGGGCACGCACGCGTGGCGGTCGTACGAGCGCCTGGACCGGGTGAAGTGGACCCGGCTGGCCGCCGCGATGACCTTCATCAGCTTCATCGCGCTGTTCCCGCTGCTGACCGTGGCCGCCGCGATCGCCGCCGCCACCCTGAGCGAGACGCAGCAGCGGGATCTCCAGAACAAGATCGCCGACCAGGTCCCCGGCATCTCCGACCAGCTCGACATCCACGCCCTGGTCCAGAACGCCGGCACCGTCGGACTCATCGCCGGCGCCTTTCTGCTGCTGACGGGCATCGGCTGGGTCGGCCAGATGCGCGACTGTCTGCGCGCGGTGTGGGAACTGCCCGACAGCGAGGAGAACCCCCTGCTGCGCTATGCCAAGGACGCGGGTGTCCTGGTCGGCTTCGGCGGCGCGGTCCTGACCACCCTCGCCGTCTCCACCGTCGCCTCCGCCATGGTGGGCTGGATCGGCGATCAGCTCGGCATCGGCCGCGCGAGCTGGGGCAGCGTCCTGCTGCGGACGGCCGCGTTCGCCGTCGCCGTACTCGCCGACTTCCTGCTGCTGCTCTACGTCCTGACCCTGCTGCCCGGCGTCGAGCCGCCGCGCCGCCGCCTGCTGGTCGCGGCGCTGATCGGCGCGGTCGGCTTCGAGCTGCTGAAACTGCTGCTCAGCGGCTATATCCAGGGAGTTGCCACCAAGAGCATGTACGGCGCTTTCGGCGTCCCCGTGGCCCTGCTGCTGTGGATCAACTTCACCTCGAAACTGGTCCTGTTCTCCGCCGCCTGGACGGCGACGGGGAGCGAGGAGACGGCGCTCACGGACGGGACGACCGGCGGCGCACCAGATCCGGCAGCGGCCAGCGGCGGTTGA
- a CDS encoding FAD-binding oxidoreductase — protein MSEDTVSVTGWGRTAPTAARLIRPRSYEQAVAAVRNCGARGGIARGLGRAYGDAAQNAGGSVIDMTGLDRIHAIDADGGTVLCDAGVSLHRLMEVLLPLGWFVPVTPGTRQVTVGGAIGADIHGKNHHVSGSFCRHVLSFELLTADGEIHAVGRGTPLFDATAGGMGLTGVILTATMRLLPVETSYLSVDTERATDLDDLMARLTATDHRYRYSVAWIDLLARGAATGRAVLTRGDHAPRQALRKGTRAWRRPLSFRPRQLPAAPALVPDGLLGRTSVGLFNELWYRRAPRARIGELQRISAFFHPLDAVPHWNRIYGRDGFVQYQFVVGYGQEEALRRIVHRISEHRCPSFLAVLKRFGDADPGWLSFPVPGWTLALDIPAALPGLGTFLDELDEEVAAAGGRVYLAKDSRLRPDVLASMYPRLADFRALRAELDPRGLFVSDLARRLGL, from the coding sequence ATGTCCGAAGACACGGTGTCCGTCACCGGCTGGGGCCGCACCGCCCCCACCGCCGCCCGGCTGATCCGCCCGCGGAGCTACGAGCAGGCCGTGGCCGCCGTCCGGAACTGCGGGGCCCGGGGCGGCATCGCTCGGGGACTGGGGCGGGCGTACGGGGACGCCGCGCAGAACGCCGGCGGGTCCGTCATCGACATGACGGGTCTCGACCGTATCCACGCCATCGACGCCGACGGCGGCACCGTGCTGTGCGACGCGGGCGTGTCCCTGCACCGGCTGATGGAGGTGCTGCTGCCGCTCGGCTGGTTCGTGCCGGTGACACCGGGCACCCGTCAGGTCACGGTCGGCGGGGCGATCGGCGCCGACATCCACGGCAAGAACCACCATGTCTCCGGGTCCTTCTGCCGCCATGTGCTGTCCTTCGAACTCCTGACGGCCGACGGCGAGATCCACGCGGTCGGCCGCGGCACGCCCCTGTTCGACGCGACCGCGGGCGGCATGGGCCTCACCGGGGTGATCCTCACGGCCACCATGCGGCTGCTGCCGGTCGAGACGTCGTACCTGTCGGTCGACACCGAACGCGCCACCGACCTGGACGACCTGATGGCCCGTCTGACGGCCACCGACCACCGCTACCGCTACTCGGTCGCCTGGATCGACCTGCTGGCCCGCGGCGCGGCGACCGGGCGCGCGGTGCTCACCCGCGGCGACCACGCGCCCCGGCAGGCCCTGCGCAAGGGCACACGCGCGTGGCGCCGTCCGCTGTCCTTCCGCCCCCGGCAGCTCCCGGCCGCCCCCGCCCTCGTCCCCGACGGTCTGCTCGGCCGTACCTCCGTGGGCTTGTTCAACGAACTCTGGTACCGGAGGGCGCCCCGCGCGCGGATCGGTGAACTCCAGCGGATCTCCGCCTTCTTCCACCCCCTGGACGCAGTGCCCCACTGGAACCGGATCTACGGCCGCGACGGCTTCGTCCAGTACCAGTTCGTCGTCGGCTACGGCCAGGAGGAGGCCCTGCGCCGGATCGTCCACCGTATCTCCGAGCACCGCTGCCCGTCCTTCCTGGCCGTCCTCAAGCGCTTCGGGGACGCCGACCCCGGCTGGCTCTCCTTCCCGGTGCCCGGCTGGACTCTCGCCCTGGACATCCCGGCCGCACTGCCCGGCCTCGGCACGTTCCTCGACGAACTCGACGAGGAGGTCGCCGCGGCCGGCGGGCGCGTCTACCTCGCCAAGGACTCCCGGCTGCGCCCGGACGTGCTCGCCTCGATGTATCCCAGGCTCGCCGACTTCCGTGCCCTGCGCGCGGAACTGGACCCACGCGGGCTCTTCGTCTCGGACCTGGCCCGACGCCTCGGCCTCTGA
- a CDS encoding glycine hydroxymethyltransferase — protein MPENSASPAPLSTESTAFRAALDVIRAVEPRVADAIGQEVADQREMLKLIASENYASPATLLAMGNWFSDKYAEGTIGRRFYAGCRNVDTVESLAAEHAKELFGARHAYVQPHSGIDANLVAFWAVLAQRVEAPALEKAGVRQVNELSEADWAELRQAFGNQRMLGMSLDAGGHLTHGFRPNISGKMFDQRSYGTDPATGLIDYEALRASAREFKPLIIVAGYSAYPRLVNFRIMREIADEVGATLMVDMAHFAGLVAGKVLTGDFDPVPHAQIVTTTTHKSLRGPRGGMVLCDDSLKDQVDRGCPMVLGGPLPHVMAAKAVAFAEARQPSFQGYAQRIVDNSRALAEGLMRRGATLVTGGTDNHLNLIDVATSYGLTGRQAEAALLESGIVTNRNAIPADPNGAWYTSGIRIGTPALTTRGLGTAEMDEVAGLIDRVLTTTEPGTTKSGAPSKAAHVLDAKTAEEIAQRATDLVAGFPLYPEIDLG, from the coding sequence ATGCCCGAGAATTCCGCCAGCCCTGCGCCTCTGTCCACCGAGTCGACGGCCTTCCGAGCCGCCCTCGACGTGATCCGCGCCGTCGAGCCGCGCGTCGCCGACGCCATCGGGCAGGAGGTCGCCGACCAGCGCGAGATGCTCAAGCTGATCGCCTCCGAGAACTACGCCTCCCCGGCCACCCTGCTGGCCATGGGCAACTGGTTCAGCGACAAGTACGCCGAGGGCACCATCGGCCGCCGCTTCTACGCCGGCTGCCGCAATGTCGACACCGTCGAGTCCCTCGCCGCCGAGCACGCCAAGGAGCTCTTCGGCGCCCGCCACGCCTACGTCCAGCCGCACTCCGGCATCGACGCCAACCTCGTCGCCTTCTGGGCCGTCCTCGCCCAGCGTGTGGAGGCCCCCGCCCTGGAGAAGGCCGGTGTCCGCCAGGTCAACGAGCTCTCCGAGGCCGACTGGGCCGAGCTCCGCCAGGCCTTCGGCAACCAGCGCATGCTCGGCATGTCCCTGGACGCCGGCGGCCACCTCACCCACGGCTTCCGCCCGAACATCTCCGGCAAGATGTTCGACCAGCGCTCCTACGGCACCGACCCGGCCACCGGCCTGATCGACTACGAGGCGCTGCGCGCGTCGGCCCGCGAGTTCAAGCCCCTGATCATCGTCGCGGGCTACTCGGCCTACCCCCGCCTGGTGAACTTCCGGATCATGCGCGAGATCGCCGACGAGGTCGGCGCGACCCTCATGGTCGACATGGCCCACTTCGCGGGCCTGGTCGCGGGCAAGGTCCTGACCGGCGACTTCGACCCGGTCCCGCACGCCCAGATCGTGACCACGACCACCCACAAGTCGCTGCGCGGCCCGCGCGGCGGCATGGTCCTGTGCGACGACTCCCTGAAGGACCAGGTCGACCGCGGCTGCCCGATGGTCCTCGGCGGCCCGCTCCCGCATGTCATGGCCGCCAAGGCCGTCGCCTTCGCCGAGGCCCGGCAGCCGTCCTTCCAGGGCTACGCCCAGCGCATCGTCGACAACTCCCGGGCGCTGGCCGAGGGCCTGATGCGCCGGGGCGCGACCCTGGTGACCGGCGGCACGGACAACCACCTCAACCTGATCGACGTGGCCACGTCCTACGGCCTCACCGGCCGCCAGGCCGAGGCCGCGCTCCTCGAGTCCGGCATCGTCACCAACCGCAACGCGATCCCCGCCGACCCCAACGGCGCCTGGTACACCTCGGGCATCCGCATCGGTACGCCGGCGCTGACCACGCGCGGCCTGGGCACGGCCGAGATGGACGAGGTCGCGGGCCTGATCGACCGGGTCCTGACGACGACGGAGCCGGGTACCACCAAGTCGGGCGCTCCGTCCAAGGCGGCCCACGTCCTGGACGCGAAGACCGCGGAGGAGATCGCCCAGCGGGCGACGGACCTGGTGGCGGGCTTCCCGCTGTACCCCGAGATCGACCTCGGCTGA
- a CDS encoding phosphatase PAP2 family protein, with protein sequence MDDFHDLDHRILSALHACGADPRVASAARGLSLAGEHGMLWLGTGLVGAAVDGTRRGSWLRGTALVAGAHLASMGVKRLVRRARPSHLEPLVRTAGRHSFPSSHASSSVAAAVAFGALGTYGIVPLAAAMCLSRLVVGVHYPTDVAAGAALGALTARLGARWMRGSAHD encoded by the coding sequence ATGGACGACTTCCACGACCTGGACCACAGAATCCTTTCTGCACTGCATGCCTGCGGCGCCGATCCGCGTGTCGCCTCCGCCGCACGCGGCCTGTCCCTCGCCGGCGAGCACGGCATGCTGTGGCTCGGGACGGGACTCGTCGGAGCCGCCGTGGACGGCACCCGGCGCGGCTCCTGGTTGCGCGGCACCGCGCTCGTGGCGGGCGCACACCTCGCCAGCATGGGCGTGAAGCGGCTCGTGCGCCGTGCGCGCCCCTCGCACCTCGAACCCCTGGTGCGCACCGCGGGCCGGCACTCCTTCCCGAGCTCCCACGCCTCCTCCTCCGTGGCGGCCGCCGTCGCCTTCGGTGCGCTGGGGACCTACGGGATCGTGCCGCTCGCCGCCGCCATGTGTCTCTCCCGCCTGGTCGTCGGCGTCCACTACCCCACGGACGTGGCGGCCGGCGCGGCGCTGGGGGCGCTCACGGCCCGGCTCGGGGCGCGCTGGATGAGAGGCAGCGCCCATGACTGA
- a CDS encoding 2'-5' RNA ligase family protein has product MGTVTIGVSIAVPEPYGSLLQERRAGFGDPAAHGIPTHVTLLPPTEVDATGLPAVEAYLTEVAAAGRPFPMRLSGTGTFRPLSPVVYVKVVQGAEACARLQKRVRDASGPVARELQFPYHPHVTVAHGIDDAAMDRAFEELADYDAEWSCTGFALYEQGPDGVWRKLREFTFGGSVVPPQAGHADVERGTIASR; this is encoded by the coding sequence GTGGGGACCGTAACGATCGGCGTGTCGATCGCGGTCCCGGAGCCTTATGGCAGCCTGCTCCAGGAGCGGCGCGCGGGCTTCGGCGACCCCGCGGCTCACGGCATCCCCACCCATGTCACCCTGCTGCCGCCGACGGAGGTCGACGCCACCGGGCTGCCGGCCGTCGAGGCGTATCTGACCGAGGTCGCCGCGGCCGGCCGCCCCTTCCCGATGCGGCTGTCCGGCACCGGCACCTTCCGGCCCCTGTCGCCGGTGGTGTACGTGAAGGTCGTCCAGGGCGCGGAGGCCTGCGCCCGGCTGCAGAAGCGGGTCCGGGACGCCTCCGGTCCCGTGGCGCGCGAGCTGCAGTTCCCGTACCACCCGCACGTCACGGTGGCACACGGCATCGACGACGCGGCGATGGACCGCGCCTTCGAGGAACTCGCCGACTACGACGCCGAGTGGTCCTGCACGGGCTTCGCACTCTACGAACAGGGCCCCGACGGCGTGTGGCGCAAGCTTCGGGAGTTCACCTTCGGCGGCTCGGTGGTGCCGCCACAGGCGGGCCACGCGGACGTGGAACGCGGCACGATCGCGAGCCGCTGA
- a CDS encoding D-alanyl-D-alanine carboxypeptidase family protein, with translation MPAPKKTGKRSLLLASATLLSLSLAAPAALAAPRPSTSPSATPPAHMSAVGGSRLGQAGTQVNLGSGVPVLPKDLTARSWIVADAESGEVLAAHNPHWQLPPASTLKMLFADTVLPRFPKSTKHKVVPADMAGIGAGSSMVGIKENETYTVHDLWLGVFLRSGNDAVHVLSSMNGGVEQTVKDMQAHAEELRALDTHVVSPDGYDAKGQVSSAYDLTLFARSGLQKKDFREYCSTVRAAFPGETTKKKGKSVRGTFEIQNTNRLLSGDSDVPVYQGIAGVKNGNTTNAGATFTGVAERNGKVLLVTVMKPEKSEHNEVYKETAKLFDWGFEAAGKVTPVGELVAPKSAAQSSAQPGTTAANGKKDGSGTGGSSKPVVSASAGGGGVGIALAITGGLLALLAGGVFLVNRRWPLPDLVRRRSSRP, from the coding sequence GTGCCCGCACCCAAGAAGACCGGTAAGCGATCCCTGCTGCTCGCTTCCGCCACCTTGCTGTCCCTTTCACTCGCCGCGCCTGCCGCCCTCGCGGCCCCGCGCCCCTCGACGAGCCCCTCCGCCACTCCCCCGGCGCACATGTCGGCGGTCGGCGGATCCCGCCTCGGCCAGGCCGGTACGCAGGTCAACCTCGGCAGCGGCGTCCCCGTGCTCCCCAAGGACCTCACCGCGCGCTCCTGGATCGTCGCCGACGCCGAGTCCGGCGAGGTGCTCGCCGCGCACAACCCGCACTGGCAACTGCCCCCGGCGAGCACGCTGAAGATGCTGTTCGCCGACACGGTCCTGCCGAGGTTCCCCAAGTCGACCAAGCACAAGGTGGTGCCGGCCGACATGGCGGGCATCGGCGCCGGTTCGAGCATGGTGGGGATAAAGGAGAACGAGACCTACACGGTCCACGACCTGTGGCTCGGCGTCTTCCTGCGCTCCGGAAACGACGCCGTGCACGTGCTGTCCTCGATGAACGGCGGCGTCGAGCAGACCGTGAAGGACATGCAGGCGCACGCCGAGGAGCTGCGGGCGCTCGACACGCACGTGGTCAGCCCCGACGGCTACGACGCGAAGGGACAGGTCTCCTCCGCCTACGACCTGACCCTGTTCGCCCGTTCGGGCCTGCAGAAGAAGGACTTCCGCGAGTACTGCTCGACCGTACGGGCGGCGTTCCCGGGCGAGACGACCAAGAAGAAGGGCAAGTCCGTCCGCGGGACCTTCGAGATCCAGAACACCAACCGGCTGCTCAGCGGGGACAGCGACGTCCCGGTCTACCAGGGCATCGCCGGTGTGAAGAACGGCAACACCACCAACGCGGGCGCGACCTTCACCGGAGTCGCCGAGCGCAACGGCAAGGTGCTGCTGGTCACCGTCATGAAGCCGGAGAAGAGCGAGCACAACGAGGTCTACAAGGAGACCGCCAAGCTCTTCGACTGGGGCTTCGAGGCGGCCGGCAAGGTCACTCCGGTGGGCGAACTGGTGGCGCCGAAGAGCGCCGCGCAGTCCAGCGCCCAGCCGGGCACCACGGCCGCCAACGGGAAGAAGGACGGTTCCGGGACCGGCGGTTCCTCGAAGCCGGTGGTGAGCGCCTCCGCCGGGGGCGGCGGCGTCGGCATCGCGCTGGCGATCACCGGTGGACTGCTGGCGCTGCTGGCGGGCGGGGTGTTCCTGGTCAACCGCCGCTGGCCGCTGCCGGATCTGGTGCGCCGCCGGTCGTCCCGTCCGTGA